Proteins from one Haloarchaeobius litoreus genomic window:
- a CDS encoding NAD(P)/FAD-dependent oxidoreductase yields the protein MTVVVVGGGIVGMAAAYSLAERGVEVVLCEKGSVGSGSTERSAGGIRTQFSTRVNVKLSRASIDVWESFEEEFGVDIEYRRSGYLFLARDEATADDFEANVAMQREEGVDSELLAPEDARAYCPGLDPEPFRAATYCPTDGFADPHLALQGYSQAAAEAGVDVRTKTPVTDVHRDGGDGRVTGVETPDGTIEAEYVVNAAGPWAGRLNELAGVDLPVAPKRRQVAVVDPETPVPESNPLTIDLDTGSYFRPEREGAALVGGHFGGDDPDVDPERFSTTADTDWTIEAVEHAADYASYFGPETRIKNGWAGLYAVTPDHHPIVEAVAPGYLTAIGFSGHGFQHAPATGQIIADLVVDGGTDLVDLDALSAARFERGETHDERNVA from the coding sequence ATGACAGTCGTCGTCGTGGGCGGTGGCATCGTCGGCATGGCGGCCGCGTACAGCCTCGCCGAGCGAGGCGTCGAGGTCGTCCTCTGCGAGAAGGGGTCGGTCGGCTCGGGGAGCACCGAGCGGTCGGCTGGCGGTATCCGGACCCAGTTCTCGACCCGGGTGAACGTCAAGCTCTCCCGGGCGAGCATCGACGTCTGGGAGTCCTTCGAGGAGGAGTTCGGCGTCGACATCGAGTACCGTCGCTCGGGCTACCTCTTCCTCGCCCGTGACGAGGCGACCGCCGACGACTTCGAGGCGAACGTGGCGATGCAGCGCGAGGAGGGCGTCGACAGCGAGCTGCTCGCCCCCGAGGACGCACGGGCGTACTGCCCCGGGCTCGACCCGGAGCCGTTCCGCGCCGCGACGTACTGCCCGACGGACGGGTTCGCCGACCCGCACCTCGCACTGCAGGGGTACTCGCAGGCCGCGGCCGAGGCCGGCGTCGACGTGCGGACGAAGACGCCCGTGACCGACGTGCACCGCGACGGCGGCGACGGGCGCGTCACCGGCGTCGAGACCCCCGACGGCACCATCGAGGCGGAGTACGTCGTCAACGCCGCTGGCCCGTGGGCGGGGCGTCTCAACGAGCTGGCCGGCGTGGACCTTCCCGTCGCACCGAAGCGCCGACAGGTCGCCGTCGTCGACCCGGAGACGCCGGTGCCCGAGTCCAACCCGCTGACCATCGACCTCGACACGGGGTCGTACTTCCGGCCCGAGCGGGAGGGTGCGGCGCTCGTCGGCGGCCACTTCGGCGGCGACGACCCGGACGTGGACCCCGAACGCTTCTCGACGACCGCGGATACCGACTGGACCATCGAGGCCGTCGAGCACGCCGCGGACTACGCATCCTACTTCGGCCCGGAGACCCGCATCAAGAACGGCTGGGCGGGGCTGTACGCCGTCACCCCGGACCACCACCCCATCGTCGAGGCGGTCGCGCCGGGCTACCTCACCGCCATCGGGTTCTCCGGGCACGGCTTCCAGCACGCCCCCGCGACGGGGCAGATCATCGCGGACCTCGTCGTCGACGGTGGGACCGACCTCGTGGACCTCGACGCGCTCTCCGCGGCTCGGTTCGAGCGCGGCGAGACCCACGACGAGCGGAACGTGGCCTGA
- a CDS encoding GNAT family N-acetyltransferase, producing MTAYRPLTDDETATFHGFVTYAFRPQAGPEAMEYDPDDADERDRLGAKRGVFDDDGEPLAVCRHYWFETTLRGETVEMPGLSAVASPPEHRRGGNVRRMLEASVEEYHDREAPICALWPFEYGFYRQYGWETANRYVDISCPPETLDFAAAAADAEAERTGQADGDARWRRLDGDDWAAVDAVYRADTADMDLTVDRDEDWWRHRRFSGWEDDPFVYGWGTEDELRGYVIYEVDEGDDGRELNVWEHRARDHEAYLRILAFCRDHDSQVSTVTLHEQPDTVLPDLVDDRGDVETELKGGPMVRIVDVADALETVAYDADGVVTLAVSDGLAPWNDGTFQLDVTDGAGTVHRVDGDHDAELDVGALSQLLVGYAPADRLAKTTDLTADDETLATLDRLFPENDAAVLDFF from the coding sequence ATGACAGCGTACCGCCCGCTCACGGACGACGAGACGGCGACCTTCCACGGGTTCGTCACCTACGCGTTCCGTCCCCAGGCCGGCCCCGAAGCGATGGAGTACGACCCCGACGACGCGGACGAGCGCGACCGCCTCGGCGCGAAGCGCGGCGTGTTCGACGACGACGGCGAGCCGCTCGCGGTCTGTCGGCACTACTGGTTCGAGACGACGCTCCGCGGCGAGACCGTGGAGATGCCGGGGCTCTCCGCGGTCGCCTCGCCGCCCGAGCACCGCCGCGGCGGCAACGTCCGGCGGATGCTCGAAGCGTCCGTCGAGGAGTACCACGACCGCGAGGCACCCATCTGTGCGCTCTGGCCGTTCGAGTACGGCTTCTACCGGCAGTACGGCTGGGAGACCGCGAACCGGTACGTCGACATCTCCTGCCCGCCGGAGACGCTCGACTTCGCGGCCGCGGCCGCCGACGCGGAGGCCGAGCGCACCGGCCAGGCCGACGGTGACGCCCGCTGGCGACGGCTCGACGGCGACGACTGGGCGGCCGTCGACGCCGTCTACCGCGCCGACACGGCGGACATGGACCTGACCGTCGACCGCGACGAGGACTGGTGGCGGCACCGGCGGTTCTCCGGCTGGGAGGACGACCCGTTCGTCTACGGCTGGGGCACCGAGGACGAGCTGCGGGGCTACGTCATCTACGAGGTGGACGAGGGCGACGACGGTCGCGAGCTGAACGTCTGGGAGCACCGGGCGCGCGACCACGAGGCGTACCTCCGCATCCTCGCGTTCTGCCGCGACCACGACTCGCAGGTCTCCACGGTGACGCTCCACGAGCAGCCCGACACCGTCCTGCCCGACCTGGTCGACGACCGGGGCGACGTCGAGACGGAGCTGAAGGGCGGCCCGATGGTCCGCATCGTCGACGTGGCCGACGCGCTGGAGACCGTCGCCTACGACGCCGACGGCGTGGTCACACTCGCCGTCTCGGACGGGCTCGCGCCGTGGAACGACGGGACGTTCCAGCTCGACGTGACGGACGGGGCGGGGACGGTCCACCGCGTCGACGGGGACCACGACGCCGAGCTCGACGTCGGCGCGCTCTCCCAGCTGCTCGTCGGCTACGCGCCGGCCGACCGGCTGGCGAAGACGACCGACCTGACCGCGGACGACGAGACGCTCGCCACGCTCGACCGGCTGTTCCCCGAGAACGACGCCGCGGTCCTCGACTTCTTCTGA
- a CDS encoding glutathione S-transferase N-terminal domain-containing protein produces the protein MLELYQSEGCPHSRKVRETLSALGVSYVAHNPRLPGDQGGDVTNETTHDRLTAVGDDKIPYLVDTDRDVTMYESDDIVGYLGEHYS, from the coding sequence ATGCTCGAACTGTACCAGTCGGAGGGCTGCCCGCATTCTCGGAAGGTCAGGGAGACGCTCTCGGCACTCGGCGTCTCGTACGTCGCACACAACCCACGACTCCCGGGCGACCAGGGCGGCGACGTGACCAACGAGACGACACACGACCGCCTCACGGCGGTCGGAGACGACAAGATACCGTACCTCGTCGATACGGACCGCGACGTCACGATGTACGAGAGCGACGACATCGTTGGCTACCTCGGGGAACACTACTCGTAG
- a CDS encoding pyridoxal phosphate-dependent aminotransferase, protein MGLDISERVRAVPPSGIRKFFELAEERDDVISLGVGEPDFSAPWAARDAAIDSLERGRTSYTSNRGLLELRRAISRHVDDRYDLDYDPDEEILVTTGVSEAVDAALRALVDPGDTVAVVEPAYISYVPGVIFAGGEPLRVPTREADEFKLTDEALERAGAADADLLMLCYPNNPTGAVMTGEELEPVAEFCREHDLGVLSDEIYAELQYENEHTSIATLPGMRERTVVFNGFSKAYAMTGLRLGYAMAPPEVVAAINRIHQYGMLSAPTTAQYAALEALRSCDAEVEAMVDEYDRRRRFVLSRFDEMGVDCFRAKGAFYVFPEVPTDESAEAFAEGLLEEEGVAMVPGDAFGDGGEGHLRVSYATGLDDLREAMDRFEAYITD, encoded by the coding sequence ATGGGGCTGGACATCTCTGAGCGCGTGCGGGCGGTGCCGCCGTCGGGCATCCGGAAGTTCTTCGAGCTGGCCGAGGAGCGCGACGACGTCATCTCGCTCGGCGTCGGGGAGCCGGACTTCTCCGCGCCGTGGGCGGCCCGCGACGCGGCCATCGACTCGCTGGAGCGCGGCCGGACGAGCTACACGTCGAACCGGGGGCTGCTCGAACTGCGGCGGGCCATCTCGCGCCACGTCGACGACCGGTACGACCTCGACTACGACCCCGACGAGGAGATACTGGTGACGACGGGCGTGAGCGAGGCCGTCGACGCGGCGCTCCGCGCGCTCGTCGACCCCGGCGACACCGTCGCGGTGGTCGAGCCGGCGTACATCTCGTACGTCCCCGGCGTCATCTTCGCCGGGGGAGAGCCGCTGCGCGTGCCGACCCGGGAGGCCGACGAGTTCAAGCTCACCGACGAGGCGCTGGAGCGGGCGGGCGCAGCCGACGCCGACCTGCTGATGCTGTGCTACCCGAACAACCCGACCGGCGCGGTGATGACGGGCGAGGAGCTCGAACCGGTCGCGGAGTTCTGCCGGGAGCACGACCTCGGCGTGCTCTCCGACGAGATCTACGCCGAGTTGCAGTACGAGAACGAGCACACCTCCATCGCCACCCTGCCGGGGATGCGCGAGCGCACCGTCGTCTTCAACGGCTTCTCGAAGGCGTACGCGATGACGGGGCTCCGGCTGGGCTACGCGATGGCCCCGCCGGAGGTCGTCGCCGCCATCAACCGCATCCACCAGTACGGGATGCTGTCGGCCCCGACGACCGCGCAGTACGCCGCGCTGGAGGCCCTGCGCTCCTGTGACGCCGAGGTCGAAGCGATGGTCGACGAGTACGACCGCCGGCGGCGGTTCGTGCTCTCGCGGTTCGACGAGATGGGCGTCGACTGCTTCCGGGCGAAGGGAGCGTTCTACGTCTTCCCGGAGGTCCCCACCGACGAGTCCGCGGAGGCGTTCGCCGAGGGCCTGCTGGAGGAGGAAGGCGTCGCGATGGTCCCCGGCGACGCGTTCGGCGACGGTGGCGAGGGCCACCTGCGGGTCTCCTACGCGACCGGGCTCGACGACCTCCGCGAGGCGATGGACCGGTTCGAGGCGTACATCACCGACTGA
- a CDS encoding Lrp/AsnC family transcriptional regulator → MTARDDLLDLLVEDARHTTADLARMTDLTEDEVEAALAALEEEGVVAGYQAIVDWDKTDREVVRATVELNVTLDRETGYGDIAERLARFPQVKTLRLVSGDYDFLMEVEGASMHDVSIFISEKVAPVPEVTQTVTHYIMTTYKEGGVVLNDDDDDDRLSVSP, encoded by the coding sequence ATGACGGCACGGGACGACCTGCTCGACCTGCTGGTCGAGGACGCACGTCACACGACGGCGGACCTCGCACGCATGACCGACCTGACCGAGGACGAGGTCGAGGCGGCACTCGCGGCACTGGAAGAGGAGGGCGTCGTCGCTGGCTATCAGGCCATCGTCGACTGGGACAAGACCGACCGCGAGGTGGTCCGTGCGACGGTGGAGCTCAACGTCACCCTCGACCGCGAGACGGGCTACGGCGACATCGCCGAGCGGCTCGCTCGCTTCCCACAGGTGAAGACGCTCAGACTCGTCAGCGGCGACTACGACTTCCTCATGGAGGTCGAGGGGGCGTCGATGCACGACGTCTCCATCTTCATCAGCGAGAAGGTCGCGCCCGTCCCCGAGGTGACCCAGACGGTCACGCACTACATCATGACGACGTACAAAGAGGGCGGGGTCGTCCTGAACGACGACGACGACGACGATAGACTCTCGGTGTCGCCCTGA
- a CDS encoding thioredoxin family protein, translating into MVQMESDSNLAAGDVAPDFELPGVDGETYTLDSFADKEALLLVFTCNHCPYAQAKFDLLNALAAEYDDVAVVGINPNDAEEYPDDSFEAMREWTEDGRIQYDAYLRDESQHVSREYGAVCTPDPFLFANEDGEFRLVYQGRLDDALNPEDEPTRFHVREAIDAVLAGEDVDIEWEPSRGCSIKWKDDD; encoded by the coding sequence ATGGTCCAGATGGAGTCAGACTCGAACCTCGCTGCCGGTGACGTCGCGCCGGACTTCGAACTCCCGGGTGTCGACGGCGAGACGTACACACTCGACAGCTTCGCGGACAAGGAGGCGCTGCTGCTGGTGTTCACCTGCAACCACTGCCCCTACGCGCAGGCGAAGTTCGACCTGCTGAACGCGCTCGCCGCGGAGTACGACGACGTGGCCGTCGTCGGCATCAACCCGAACGACGCCGAGGAGTACCCGGACGACTCCTTCGAGGCGATGCGGGAGTGGACGGAGGACGGACGCATCCAGTACGACGCCTACCTCCGCGACGAGAGTCAGCACGTGTCCCGGGAGTACGGCGCGGTCTGTACGCCGGACCCGTTCCTGTTCGCGAACGAGGACGGCGAGTTCCGGCTCGTCTACCAGGGTCGCCTCGACGACGCGCTCAACCCCGAGGACGAGCCGACGCGGTTCCACGTCCGCGAGGCCATCGACGCCGTGCTCGCCGGGGAGGACGTCGACATCGAGTGGGAGCCCTCGCGGGGCTGCTCCATCAAGTGGAAGGACGACGACTGA
- a CDS encoding NADH:flavin oxidoreductase/NADH oxidase, with amino-acid sequence MSDLFADLSIRETTVPNRVMVSPMCQYSCAGDGLATDWHRQHLGSRAVGGAGIVMTEATAVSPEGRISHDDLGIWTDEHADALAPIAAFIAGQGSVPAIQLAHAGHKGSKTPPWDGSTPVQPDGDGWVAPSPSAEAYPYDDDKTLETMTTEEVAGVVDDFRAAAERALDAGFEIAEVHAAHGYLLHEFLSPVTNRRDDRYGGDFEDRTRVVREATAAVRDVWPDEKPVFVRVSATDWLPDRESWTLDDTARLAGDLADEGADLIDVSAGGLHPDQQIPNTGPGYQVPYAERVNEATDALVGAVGGITAPEQADELVRNGRADLAIVGREHLRDPYFTLHAARKLDREDEVEWPIQYRRAV; translated from the coding sequence ATGAGCGACCTCTTCGCAGACCTCTCGATTCGCGAGACGACGGTTCCGAACCGCGTGATGGTCTCCCCGATGTGCCAGTACTCCTGTGCGGGCGACGGGCTGGCGACGGACTGGCACCGGCAGCACCTCGGCAGCCGCGCCGTCGGCGGCGCGGGCATCGTCATGACCGAGGCGACCGCCGTCTCCCCCGAGGGCCGCATCTCCCACGACGACCTCGGCATCTGGACCGACGAGCACGCCGACGCGCTTGCACCCATCGCGGCGTTCATCGCGGGGCAGGGCTCGGTGCCGGCCATCCAGCTCGCCCACGCCGGGCACAAGGGTTCGAAGACGCCACCCTGGGACGGCTCGACGCCCGTCCAGCCCGACGGGGACGGCTGGGTCGCGCCCTCGCCGTCGGCCGAGGCGTACCCGTACGACGACGACAAGACCCTCGAGACGATGACGACGGAGGAGGTGGCGGGCGTCGTCGACGACTTCAGGGCCGCTGCCGAGCGCGCACTCGACGCCGGCTTCGAGATCGCGGAGGTCCACGCCGCCCACGGCTACCTGCTCCACGAGTTCCTCTCCCCGGTGACGAACCGCCGCGACGACCGCTACGGCGGCGACTTCGAGGACCGAACCAGAGTGGTCCGCGAGGCAACGGCGGCCGTCCGCGATGTCTGGCCCGACGAGAAGCCCGTCTTCGTCCGCGTCTCCGCCACCGACTGGCTGCCCGACCGGGAGTCGTGGACCCTCGACGACACCGCCCGTCTCGCCGGCGACCTCGCTGACGAAGGGGCGGACCTGATAGATGTCTCGGCGGGCGGGCTCCACCCCGACCAGCAGATTCCGAACACCGGCCCGGGCTACCAGGTACCCTACGCCGAGCGCGTGAACGAGGCGACCGACGCACTGGTCGGCGCTGTCGGCGGCATCACGGCCCCGGAGCAGGCCGACGAACTCGTCCGGAACGGACGCGCCGACCTCGCCATCGTCGGCCGCGAGCACCTCCGAGACCCGTACTTCACGCTGCACGCAGCTCGGAAGCTGGACAGAGAAGACGAAGTCGAGTGGCCGATCCAGTACCGGCGCGCGGTCTGA
- a CDS encoding BtpA/SgcQ family protein, producing the protein MNLQETFGTDAPVVGMVHLPPLPGAPRFDGDRESLRERMLADARALEAGGVDGIMVENFGDAPFYPEDVPKHVVAEMAALATELVDDVSVPVGINVLRNDAEAALSIAAAVGADYVRVNAHVGATVTDQGLIQGKAHETMRLRDRLDADVAVLADVGVKHAAPLADRPMREELVDAVERGLADGIVVSGSGTGDPTDRSVLETARETIDDAVPGTPLFVGSGVTAETVGETLELADGVVVGTALKQGGGTTNPVDEERVRAVVAAARNR; encoded by the coding sequence ATGAACCTACAGGAGACGTTCGGGACCGACGCGCCGGTCGTCGGCATGGTCCACCTGCCGCCGCTGCCGGGCGCCCCCCGGTTCGACGGCGACCGCGAGAGCCTGCGCGAGCGGATGCTGGCCGACGCCCGCGCGCTCGAAGCCGGCGGCGTCGACGGCATCATGGTCGAGAACTTCGGCGACGCGCCGTTCTACCCCGAGGACGTGCCGAAGCACGTCGTCGCCGAGATGGCGGCGCTCGCGACGGAACTCGTCGACGATGTCTCGGTGCCGGTCGGCATCAACGTCCTCCGGAACGACGCCGAGGCGGCGCTCTCCATCGCGGCCGCCGTCGGAGCCGACTACGTCCGGGTCAACGCGCACGTCGGCGCGACGGTCACCGACCAGGGGCTCATCCAGGGGAAGGCCCACGAGACGATGCGCCTGCGCGACCGACTCGACGCCGACGTTGCCGTGCTGGCCGACGTGGGCGTCAAGCACGCCGCGCCGCTGGCCGACCGTCCGATGCGCGAGGAACTCGTCGACGCCGTCGAGCGCGGGCTCGCCGACGGTATCGTCGTGTCCGGCTCGGGCACCGGGGACCCGACGGACCGGAGCGTGCTGGAGACCGCACGCGAGACCATCGACGACGCGGTCCCGGGCACGCCGCTGTTCGTCGGGAGTGGCGTGACGGCGGAGACGGTCGGCGAGACGCTCGAACTGGCCGACGGCGTCGTCGTCGGCACCGCGCTCAAGCAGGGCGGCGGGACGACGAACCCCGTCGACGAGGAGCGGGTCCGGGCGGTCGTCGCCGCGGCGCGGAATCGCTGA
- a CDS encoding dCTP deaminase, translating into MQEVLDRVENLVHPETQVREHGIDLTVSAIHEVAGAGRIDFGGDELEEADLEPHELTRRNPDDEYQWWHLDAGTYVLQYNELVTGDEHARLLLQPRNKLMARGASHPTVTVGSHLPLVPLTVGGAGIDIKENARVSTVVPVEAGPSVGDGGDDAVDADIVE; encoded by the coding sequence ATGCAGGAGGTACTCGACCGCGTGGAGAACCTCGTCCACCCGGAGACCCAGGTTCGAGAGCACGGCATCGACCTGACCGTCAGCGCCATCCACGAGGTGGCCGGCGCGGGACGCATCGACTTCGGCGGGGACGAACTCGAGGAGGCTGACCTCGAACCGCACGAGCTGACCCGTCGGAACCCTGACGACGAGTACCAGTGGTGGCACCTCGACGCGGGGACGTACGTCCTCCAGTACAACGAGCTGGTGACCGGCGACGAGCACGCCCGGCTGCTGCTCCAGCCACGGAACAAGCTGATGGCCCGCGGGGCGTCGCACCCGACGGTGACCGTCGGCAGCCACCTCCCGCTCGTGCCGCTGACGGTCGGCGGGGCCGGCATCGACATCAAGGAGAACGCCCGGGTCTCGACGGTGGTGCCGGTCGAGGCCGGGCCGTCGGTGGGCGACGGGGGCGACGACGCCGTCGACGCCGACATCGTGGAGTAG
- a CDS encoding mechanosensitive ion channel family protein → MKRRLGYLAFLVALLAIVAVSVLQTAWTPAESQQSLKPWVLKGLLALAIGSGTYGVYLLLSAGMGRLVHDRRRRHDLRNVVRLVLVIAAIIAVAGVLTDQWLGVLFSLGIVGFGVTVALQQPLTSLLGWVYILSMRPYQVGDRIRIEDAKGDVIDVDFLVTTLWEVEGDLVSSHQPSGRTVTVPNSLILTSEVFNYSRDDFPFVWSEVSMQVSYETDLDFARSVMRAVADEQLGDEMERNVATYREQLAETPVDLEVQDRPSVNVAQGETWVELRLRFLTRPRQIQRTKNALYEEILARFQANPDKVAFPVGRFR, encoded by the coding sequence GTGAAGCGACGCCTCGGCTACCTCGCGTTCCTCGTCGCCCTGCTAGCCATCGTCGCGGTGAGCGTACTGCAGACCGCGTGGACGCCTGCGGAGTCCCAGCAGTCCCTCAAACCGTGGGTCCTGAAGGGGCTGCTCGCGCTGGCCATCGGGAGCGGCACCTACGGCGTCTACCTGCTGCTCTCGGCGGGGATGGGCCGGCTGGTCCACGACAGGCGTCGGCGGCACGACCTGCGGAACGTCGTCCGGCTGGTCCTGGTCATCGCGGCTATCATCGCCGTCGCGGGCGTGCTGACCGACCAGTGGCTCGGCGTGCTGTTCTCGCTGGGGATCGTCGGCTTCGGTGTGACGGTGGCGCTCCAGCAGCCGCTCACGTCGCTGCTCGGGTGGGTGTACATCCTCTCGATGCGGCCGTACCAGGTTGGCGACCGGATCCGAATCGAGGACGCGAAGGGCGACGTCATCGACGTGGACTTCCTCGTGACGACGCTGTGGGAGGTCGAGGGTGACCTGGTCTCCTCGCACCAGCCGTCGGGCCGGACGGTGACGGTGCCGAACAGCCTCATCCTCACGTCGGAGGTGTTCAACTACTCGCGGGACGACTTCCCGTTCGTCTGGAGCGAGGTGTCGATGCAGGTGTCCTACGAGACGGACCTCGACTTCGCCCGGTCGGTGATGCGGGCGGTCGCCGACGAGCAGCTCGGCGACGAGATGGAGCGCAACGTCGCGACGTACCGCGAGCAGCTGGCCGAGACGCCGGTCGACCTCGAAGTGCAGGACAGGCCGTCGGTGAACGTCGCGCAGGGGGAGACGTGGGTCGAGCTCCGGCTGCGCTTCCTGACCCGGCCGCGGCAGATCCAGCGGACGAAGAACGCGCTGTACGAGGAGATACTCGCCCGGTTCCAGGCGAACCCGGACAAGGTGGCGTTCCCGGTCGGACGGTTCCGGTAG
- the solA gene encoding N-methyl-L-tryptophan oxidase codes for MTDEYDVVVVGVGGMGSAACAHLASRGVDVLGIERFDVPHSNGSSHGSTRIIRKAYHEHPDYVPLVERAYENWRALEAETGRDLLHVTGSVCAAPPDGSLVDGARLACEDHGLDHETMTGRELKERFPGYGVPDDYDALYQPDGGFLDCERAVSAHVERAMAAGGTVHARETVTDWDADEHGVQVETDRGAYTADALVLAAGAWSADLLPDLASAAVPERQVLGWFQPPERPDDFTPDRFPVFVTESDDGDEYYGFPRYDRPGVKVGLYHHLREQADPDSVAAPTREDEDALRGLLRDHFPAADGPTMGLSTCMFTNSPDMDFIVDTLPEHENVVVAAGFSGHGFKFASAVGEALADLAVDGETGLSVDEFAVDREAIRSA; via the coding sequence ATGACCGACGAGTACGACGTGGTCGTCGTCGGCGTCGGCGGCATGGGCAGCGCGGCGTGTGCCCACCTCGCCAGCCGCGGCGTCGACGTGCTGGGAATCGAACGGTTCGACGTCCCACACAGCAACGGCTCCTCGCACGGCTCGACGCGCATCATCCGGAAGGCGTACCACGAGCACCCCGACTACGTGCCGCTGGTCGAACGCGCCTACGAGAACTGGCGGGCACTGGAGGCCGAGACGGGCCGGGACCTGCTCCACGTGACCGGGTCGGTCTGTGCCGCGCCACCCGACGGGAGCCTCGTCGACGGCGCGCGGCTGGCCTGCGAGGACCACGGGCTCGACCACGAGACGATGACGGGGCGGGAGCTGAAGGAGCGGTTTCCGGGCTACGGGGTCCCCGACGACTACGACGCGCTCTACCAGCCCGACGGCGGCTTCCTCGACTGCGAGCGCGCCGTCAGCGCACACGTCGAGCGGGCGATGGCGGCGGGCGGGACCGTCCACGCCCGGGAGACGGTCACGGACTGGGATGCCGACGAGCACGGTGTCCAGGTCGAGACCGACCGCGGGGCCTACACCGCCGACGCGCTCGTCCTCGCCGCCGGCGCGTGGAGCGCCGACCTGCTCCCGGACCTCGCCAGCGCGGCCGTCCCCGAGCGGCAGGTGCTCGGCTGGTTCCAGCCGCCCGAGCGCCCCGACGACTTCACGCCCGACAGATTCCCCGTGTTCGTCACGGAGAGCGACGATGGCGACGAGTACTACGGCTTCCCGCGCTACGACCGTCCCGGTGTGAAGGTCGGCCTGTACCACCACCTGCGCGAGCAGGCCGACCCCGATTCGGTGGCCGCACCGACTCGCGAGGACGAGGACGCGCTCCGGGGCCTCTTGCGGGACCACTTCCCCGCCGCCGACGGCCCGACGATGGGCCTGTCGACGTGCATGTTCACCAACTCGCCGGACATGGACTTCATCGTGGACACGCTGCCCGAGCACGAGAACGTCGTCGTCGCGGCGGGCTTCTCCGGCCACGGCTTCAAGTTCGCCAGCGCGGTCGGCGAGGCGCTGGCCGACCTCGCGGTCGACGGCGAGACCGGGCTGTCCGTCGACGAGTTCGCGGTTGACCGCGAGGCGATCCGGAGCGCGTGA
- a CDS encoding O-methyltransferase, with product MDLLSDETARFVRATAPEPDDLAAEMDAYAAEQEFPHVGPAVGGLLRTFARIVDAERVFEFGSGFGYSAYWWGQALPADGEIVLTEFDEDELDMAREFMQRGGLDAIARYEHGDALDAIERYDGPFDCVLVDHQKHRYAEAFEAVREKVAPGGIVVADNAMTAGIIEFEKLLAIVEGDDPGEVNEHTRGIADYLETVRSDPEFETNVLPVGEGIAVSYRLG from the coding sequence ATGGACCTCCTCTCAGACGAGACGGCCCGCTTCGTCCGCGCGACCGCCCCGGAGCCCGACGACCTCGCTGCCGAGATGGACGCCTACGCGGCGGAACAGGAGTTCCCGCACGTCGGCCCCGCGGTCGGCGGCCTCCTGCGTACCTTCGCCCGCATTGTCGACGCCGAGCGCGTCTTCGAGTTCGGCTCCGGCTTCGGCTACTCCGCGTACTGGTGGGGGCAGGCACTCCCGGCCGACGGCGAGATCGTCCTCACCGAGTTCGATGAAGACGAGCTCGACATGGCCCGCGAGTTCATGCAGCGCGGCGGTCTGGACGCCATCGCCCGCTACGAGCACGGCGACGCCCTCGACGCCATCGAACGCTACGACGGCCCGTTCGACTGCGTCCTCGTCGACCACCAGAAGCACCGCTACGCGGAGGCGTTCGAGGCCGTCCGCGAGAAGGTCGCGCCCGGCGGCATCGTCGTCGCCGACAACGCCATGACCGCCGGCATCATCGAGTTCGAGAAGCTGCTCGCCATCGTCGAGGGCGACGACCCCGGCGAGGTGAACGAGCACACGCGGGGCATCGCAGACTATCTGGAGACCGTCCGGTCCGACCCCGAGTTCGAGACGAACGTGCTGCCGGTCGGTGAG